From a region of the Sphingobacteriales bacterium genome:
- a CDS encoding DUF3109 family protein, giving the protein MILYDNTLISLDIFKVKFCCDLPNCSGLCCIEGDSGAPLEPEETDIISSHLEKIKPFMNPEFVHVLDNEGFMMKDPDGDFCTRCIENKDCIFSYIHKGIYRCAIETAYRNKEIDFIKPISCHLYPIRLGKIKNELITVNYHEWSICKPALVKGHFQGKPMFRFLKAALIRRFGENWYEEMENIYKQLKEENQLQ; this is encoded by the coding sequence ATGATTCTATACGATAATACACTGATTTCACTCGACATTTTTAAGGTAAAATTCTGTTGCGATCTGCCCAACTGTTCAGGTCTTTGTTGCATCGAAGGAGATTCAGGAGCACCACTCGAACCAGAGGAAACTGATATTATCAGCAGCCATCTTGAAAAAATAAAACCCTTTATGAATCCGGAATTTGTTCATGTTCTTGATAACGAGGGATTTATGATGAAAGATCCGGATGGAGATTTTTGCACCAGATGTATTGAAAACAAAGACTGTATATTTTCCTATATACATAAAGGGATTTACCGCTGTGCCATTGAAACGGCTTATCGTAACAAAGAAATTGACTTTATCAAACCCATTTCCTGTCATTTGTATCCTATCCGGCTTGGAAAAATTAAAAACGAACTAATTACCGTGAATTATCATGAATGGTCAATATGCAAACCGGCTCTCGTAAAAGGTCATTTTCAGGGAAAGCCTATGTTTCGTTTTTTGAAAGCCGCTTTAATCAGGCGTTTTGGGGAAAACTGGTATGAGGAAATGGAAAATATTTACAAACAACTGAAGGAAGAGAATCAGTTACAATAA